Proteins encoded by one window of Rutidosis leptorrhynchoides isolate AG116_Rl617_1_P2 chromosome 7, CSIRO_AGI_Rlap_v1, whole genome shotgun sequence:
- the LOC139858740 gene encoding vacuolar protein sorting-associated protein 52 A-like: MAELATNELRKPEGETMDANKSVFNLGSVVGDLTVEEDASSNDISLEGLQQELEECKTDEIVANILSKGVKLREYTKGVENNLRQVELDSIQEYITESDNLVSFHDQIRDCDIILSQMETLLGGFQVEIGSISSDIKILQEKSLDMGLKLKNRKVAESKLAKFVEDIIVPPRMIDIIVDGEVNDEYMRTLEILSKKLKFVEVDSMVKTSNALKDVQPELERLRQKAVSKVFEFMIQKLYALRKPKTNIQILQQSILLKYKYVISFLKEHGKEIYNEIRAAYTDTMNKVLSAHFRAYIQALEKLQLDIASPTDLIGVDTSTSLFSRGREPLKNRSAIFALGDRISILKQIDEPSLIPHIAEASSKKYPYEVLFRSLHKLLMDTATSEYVFCGDFFGEESVFYEIFSGPFGVMDEHFGTVLPNSFDAIGIMLMIRITHQHQLIMSRRRIPCLDSYLDKVNISLWPRFKMIFDMHINSLRNANVKTLWEDDVHPHYVMRRYAEFTASLIQLNVDYGDGQLDLNMERLKMAIDDLLIKLAKMFTKPKQQTVFLINNYDMTIAVLKEAGPEGGKIQVHFEELLKNNTAVYVEELLLEHFGNLIKFVKTRASEDSSSGSEKQPITVAEVEPIVKDFGSRWKAAIELMHGDVITSFSNFLCGMDILRAALTQLLLYYTRLSDCMKRIAGGSTLNKDLVSISSIMYEIRKFSRTF, translated from the exons ATGGCGGAGCTAGCAACAAATGAACTG CGTAAACCTGAAGGTGAAACCATGGATGCCAATAAATCTGTTTTTAATTTGGGATCTGTAGTTGGTGATTTGACTGTTGAAGAGGATGCAAGCAG CAATGATATATCATTAGAAGGACTGCAGCAGGAGCTTGAAGAGTGCAAAACTGACGAG ATTGTTGCAAATATATTGTCAAAAGGCGTGAAACTGCGGGAATATACCAAGGGCGTTGAAAACAATTTACGCCAAGTAGAATTGGACTCAATTCAG GAGTATATAACAGAGAGTGATAATCTAGTGTCCTTTCATGATCAAATTCGTGATTGTGACATCATTCTTTCACAAATGGAAACTCTACTTGGTGGATTTCAG GTTGAGATTGGTTCTATTAGTTCAGACATAAAAATACTTCAGGAGAAATCTTTAGATATGGGGCTGAAGCTCAAGAATCGCAAG GTTGCAGAATCGAAGTTAGCAAAGTTTGTTGAAGACATTATTGTACCACCAAGGATGATTGACATAATTGTTGATGGAGAG GTTAATGATGAATATATGAGGACTCTTGAGATTCTGAGTAAGAAGCTGAAGTTTGTTGAAGTAGATTCCATGGTTAAAACTTCAAATGCTTTAAAAGATGTTCAGCCCGAGTTAGAAAGACTTAGACAGAAAGCAGTTTCAAAG GTATTCGAGTTCATGATTCAGAAGCTTTATGCATTGAGGAAACCTAAAACGAATATTCAGATTCTTCAGCAGAGCATCTTGTTAAAATATAA GTATGTTATCTCCTTTCTCAAGGAGCATGGGAAGGAGATTTATAATGAAATTCGGGCAGCATATACTGATACAATGAACAAG GTCCTAAGTGCCCATTTCCGTGCTTATATTCAAGCATTAGAGAAACTACAACTTGACATAGCCAGTCCTACTGATCTGATAGGTGTTGACACCAGCACAAGCCTGTTTTCAAGAGGAAGAGAACCTTTAAAAAACCGGTCTGCTATATTTGCTCTTGGAGATAGAATAAGCATTCTCAAG CAAATCGACGAGCCTTCATTGATTCCACATATTGCTGAAGCAAGTTCAAAGAAGTATCCTTATGAAGTCCTCTTCAGAAGTTTGCACAAGCTGCTCATGGATACCGCCACTTCAGA ATATGTCTTCTGTGGGGATTTCTTTGGAGAAGAATCTGTATTCTATGAAATATTTTCAG GGCCATTTGGTGTAATGGATGAGCATTTTGGTACAGTCCTTCCAAATTCCTTTGATGCAATTGGTATAATGCTTATGATCCGCATTACACACCAACACCAG CTCATAATGTCTAGGCGACGGATTCCGTGTCTTGATTCTTATTTGGATAAG GTGAATATCTCATTGTGGCCCCGTTTCAAGATGATATTTGACATGCACATCAACAGTCTGAGAAATGCGAATGTCAAAACATTGTGGGAGGATGATGTGCATCCACACTATGTTATGAGACGTTATGCCGAGTTTACTGCTTCACTTATTCAACTCAATGTTGACTATGGGGATGGCCAG CTTGATCTGAACATGGAAAGACTGAAAATGGCTATTGATGACTTGCTTATCAAGCTCGCCAAGATGTTCACAAAACCAAAACAACAGACGGTTTTTCTTATCAATAACTATGACATGACAATTGCTGTTTTGAAG GAAGCGGGGCCAGAAGGTGGCAAAATTCAGGTCCATTTTGAAGAACTTTTGAAGAATAATACAGCTGTTTATGTG GAAGAACTGCTGCTGGAACATTTTGGCAACCTGATCAAGTTTGTCAAAACCCGAGCAT CTGAGGACTCGAGTTCTGGATCTGAGAAACAACCAATAACTGTGGCTGAAGTTGAACCGATTGTGAAGGACTTTGGAAGCAGATGGAAAGCAGCGATAGAGCTGATGCACGGTGATGTCATCACATCATTCAGCAACTTCCTTTGTGGAATGGATATATTAAGAGCAGCCTTGACACAACTTTTGCTTTACTATACGAGACTTTCAGATTGCATGAAACGAATCGCTGGTGGATCGACCCTTAATAAAGACCTTGTTTCCATATCATCCATTATGTATGAAATCAGAAAATTTTCAAGGACATTCTAG
- the LOC139859294 gene encoding uncharacterized protein, which produces MTGGLFTLQLLQGNDTQCVELLRMSRDLYVRLCTHFRVKGWLKDSKHLSVEEKIAMFLLMLGHNQRYVLVKHLFQHSKQTIHKYFHEVLATMLDFAKETIIPTSFDPNPNVPGYHKRLRRVFKGAVGALDGTLIHARVPAQMQHLYRGRGKGDCYQNVLAICDFNMIFTFIVAGWEGVAHDSRVLSEALTNQDAPFPLPPPNKYYLCDAAYTHTRGFMAPYRNVRYWLGDFRQRRALNNKEKFNHGHAKLRNIIERSFGVLKARFAILTKMAPFDLVTQRNVTIACFALHNFIRKEGLSDELFAKYDQPNVQLDNDHVQHNGNEEVDDDDDDVQPHGTRADRQYMINLRDQIAEQLMQTRR; this is translated from the exons ATGACGGGGGGACTATTTACGTTACAATTATTGCAAGGAAACGATACACAATGCGTTGAGTTGCTACGTATGTCACGAGATTTGTATGTTCGACTTTGCACTCATTTTAGAGTAAAGGGATGGTTAAAGGATAGCAAGCATCTATCAGTTGAAGAGAAAATTGCTATGTTTTTATTGATGTTAGGTCACAATCAACGTTATGTACTCGTCAAACATTTATTTCAACACTCAAAGCAAACAATTCATAAGTATTTTCATGAAGTATTGGCTACAATGTTGGATTTCGCAAAAGAGACTATTATACCAACATCTTTTGATCCCAATCCAAATGTTCCGGGATACCACAAGAGGTTACGTCGAGTTTTTAAG GGAGCGGTTGGTGCACTTGATGGGACTTTGATTCATGCTCGTGTTCCAGCTCAAATGCAACATTTGTATAGAGGAAGAGGAAAAGGAGATTGTTATCAAAATGTTTTAGCAATATGTGATTTCAACATGATATTTACGTTTATTGTTGCCGGATGGGAAGGAGTAGCACATGATTCCCGAGTATTATCTGAAGCTTTAACAAATCAAGATgcaccatttcctcttcctccgccAA atAAATATTACCTTTGTGATGCTGCGTACACACACACTCGTGGATTTATGGCACCATATCGTAACGTAAGGTATTGGCTTGGAGATTTTCGTCAAAGGCGTGCGTTAAACAACAAAGAAAAATTCAACCATGGACATGCGAAACTAAGAAATATTATTGAACGTTCTTTTGGTGTTTTAAAAGCACGCTTTGCGATATTAACTAAAATGGCTCCTTTCGACTTAGTTACCCAAAGAAATGTTACAATTGCATGTTTTGCTCTTCATAATTTTATAAGAAAAGAGGGTTTAAGTGACGAGCTATTCGCAAAATATGACCAACCAAACGTGCAACTTGATAATGATCATGTACAACATAATGGGAATGAAGaggtggatgatgatgatgatgatgttcaaccACATGGAACTAGAGCGGATCGTCAATATATGATTAATTTGCGAGATCAAATTGCTGAACAACTTATGCAAACTAGGAGATGA